The genomic stretch ATGAATCCAGCCTACAAAAATAGGCGACAGTTCAAAAGGTTTCCCAGAGAAGGAGAATAGTCTAGCCGACTACCTCCTACTCAAGGTATCAAAGCCTAAGTCAATTGGCTTGATGTTTGACGGCAGAGGCAATGATTTTCACATTTGAGTTTAAGTAGAGATTGAGGTTAGGTACAGAGGTTGACCATGAGGTATCGCGGTTTTATCGTTGCACTTCTAGCAATATGCTTATGTGTGCTAACTGCTTGTAGCGAAGGCCCAGCAACAGCTACCGAGCAACTGACATACGATCAAATTAGAGGCACTGGTTTAGCTAACAACTGTCCGCAGTTAGAAGAAACAACTCGCGGATCGATCGCACTTAAATCCGGTGAATCTTACACAATCAAAGGATTGTGCTTACAACCCACCAGTTTCTTTGTTAAAGAAGAACCAGTTAACAAACGCCAACAAGCAGAATTCATTCCCGGCAAACTACTGACTCGTTACACCTCCAGCATTGACCAAGTACAAGGCAAACTGAAGATTAACTCCGACAGTAGCTTGACCTTTGTTGAAGAAGACGGCTTAGACTTCCAAGCTATTACCGTTCAGCTACCAGGTGGCGAAAGAGTACCTTTCTTGTTCACCATTAAAAACTTAGTAGCAACATCCCAGCCCGGAGCAGAAAGCATCAACACTTCCACCGACTTTGAAGGCCAATTCAAGGTACCTTCCTATCGGTCTGCTGCTTTCCTCGACCCCAAAGCTCGTGGTGAATCTACAGGATATGATAGCGCCGTAGCCATTCCCTCTCAAGCCGATCGGGAAGAACTAGCCCGTGCTAACATCAAACGCGCAGA from Phormidium ambiguum IAM M-71 encodes the following:
- a CDS encoding photosystem II manganese-stabilizing polypeptide; amino-acid sequence: MRYRGFIVALLAICLCVLTACSEGPATATEQLTYDQIRGTGLANNCPQLEETTRGSIALKSGESYTIKGLCLQPTSFFVKEEPVNKRQQAEFIPGKLLTRYTSSIDQVQGKLKINSDSSLTFVEEDGLDFQAITVQLPGGERVPFLFTIKNLVATSQPGAESINTSTDFEGQFKVPSYRSAAFLDPKARGESTGYDSAVAIPSQADREELARANIKRAETGKGKISLRVAKVDSRTGEIAGTFESEQPSDTDLGASEPKEVKIRGVFYARVESEA